The genomic region AGGATTTAGATGAGCTGTTCGAGGAGGAGCTTAACAGCCTGCGCATAAACGTCGAGGCTCACGTCGGCAAGTTCGGCGCTGACGTCATCGTGGGCGCCTTAAGCAATAACGCCTGCGATATCATGGTACACCCAGGCTTCGTTAAGGGCCTGCTGGACGCCTTGAAGGTAGACATGGGCGACCGGGTCATCGTGTATGCGCCCATGAAAGAGCTAATTTTAATATACAGAGAGGACGCGGACGTGAACAACCTGAACACTGCAATGCTGCAGCTACAGGAAATAGTGGCAGCTAAGGACCTGAGTCAGACTTTGCTTGACTACGCCTGCGTCTATGACCTCGATGAGGGCCACGGCATCTTCAACATCGTGGACCTACCCGAAAAACGCGGGGAAGCCGAGGATTACCCCATAGCGGAGCTTCCGCCCGAGGAGGTGGACGGCGCCGGCAATGTGGTGCCAGAGCAGGGCCACCATGACGTCAGTGGAGCCCGCTAGTCCATCGCTCTTTTAAAGAAAATTACACCAAAAAATTGGCTTACCATTTAATAGACCTATACTCAGTATCTATTTAGAGAGGTGAGGGTAGCCATGAGATTAATAGGGATGCATATAGCAGCATTGCTTGCGAGCATATTGATCATTTCGACGGGCTCGACCATCATGGGCCCGAGCTTTAGCATGTTCAGCGCCCCCACGCTATCGTTGAGCAACGCGGGGTTCAACCAGATATCGCCTTCAGAGGCCGGCAATGCCCCGGTTATTTTCGCGCCCACGAGCTACCAGCTATTACATGGGGGTAGCCTGAGCGCACACTTCAAGCCGAGGCTGCTAACCGATACCTGGACGCCGAGCATGAAGGCATCCCCGGTTAACCAGATGTTCGCGGTCCTGGCGCATGGCATCGGTAACTACGACGTGCCCTGACGGTGGACAACGAGTAGTGTGATTCTTCATTGGCGTCTAGCCTTTTCACCACAAGGTACACAAAGGAGACACTAAGTACACGATTAATTTTTTATAATACTTATTTTCATTGTTATGATAATTAGTCTTGTTGGAGCAGTGTTAGTTTGGATAGTACAAGTCGTAGTTATGAGCCCATACCTGAAAAAGTAGAAAAAACAGCTTCACTAGTAATAGACGCAGCATATGCTGTGCACACGGGCCGTGGGCCCGGGTTACTGGAAAGCGTATACGAAGGCTTGAGCTATGAATTGATGAAAAAGGGCGCAATAGTAGAATGCCAGGTTATGCTGCCAATATTCTATGATAATATTCGATTAAAATCAAGCCTCAGAATAGACCTTCTAGTTAACCAGTGCCTTATAGTTATCAAGTCAATAGAAGCCATACTGCCAGTCCATGTAGCCCAGGTTCTAACCTACCTTAAATTGAGCGGATGTAGGCTTGCCCTACTAATAAATTTTAATACCACATCACTAAACAACGGCGTTAAGAGAATCATACTATAAATTCTTTAAAAAGTAGTGTACTTTGTGTCTCCTCGTGTACCTTGTGGTGAAAAAAGTAGTGTTTTTTGTGTTCCTTGTGGTGAATGGAATCGATATGCTAGGCGT from Methanocella conradii HZ254 harbors:
- a CDS encoding GxxExxY protein; translation: MDSTSRSYEPIPEKVEKTASLVIDAAYAVHTGRGPGLLESVYEGLSYELMKKGAIVECQVMLPIFYDNIRLKSSLRIDLLVNQCLIVIKSIEAILPVHVAQVLTYLKLSGCRLALLINFNTTSLNNGVKRIIL